The uncultured Cohaesibacter sp. genome segment ATCTCAAGGTGCAGGAAAGCGTGGGCCGCGTGCAGCCGTTCGAGCAGGTCGAGGAAGCGGTCAGATTGTTGCGTTCGGCGGGTATCGAGGAAATCAATCTCGATCTGATGTACGGCCTGCCGCATCAAAGCCGACAGACCATCCGGGAGACGGTGGAGCTGACTGCCAAGCTTAATCCCACCCGTCTGGCGCTGTTTGGCTATGCCCATGTGCCATGGATGAAAAAGCATCAGCGGCTGGTTCCGGAAGATCTTCTGCCCGATGCAGCCGAACGGATTGCGCTGTTTGACGATGCGACGGAAGCCCTGGGCGAGTTTGGCTATGAGAAAATCGGCCTTGATCATTTCGCCAAGGCAGATGACCCGCTGGCCATTGCAGCGCGTGAAGGCCGGATGCGTCGCAATTTTCAGGGCTATACGACCGACGATGCCGACATTCTGATCGGTATCGGCGCGTCCTCCATTGGCAAGATGCCGCAAGGCTATATCCAGAATAGTCCCGACTTTGCCGGTTGGGTGCGGGCGATTGAAGCGGGAGAATTGCCGATTGTCAGAGGTCTGGAGATGGATCAAGACGACCGGGCGCGCGCTGCGATCATCATGTCGATCATGACCGCCTATGAAGTGGATGTTGCGGCCGTTGCGCGGGATTTTGATGTCTCTATGGAGCCGTTGCGCGCTTGCTATGTGCAATTGGCGGAGTTGGAAGCCGATGGCGTTGCTGCGCGCGAAGGCGACAAGGTGCGGGTGACGCACGTGGGTCGGCCCTTGGTGCGGCTGGTTGCGGCTGCCTTTGATGCCTATTTGCAAGCTGGCAAAGGTCGCCATTCTGTTGCCGTCTAGGCGATTCTGACAGCACTGGCGCAATGAAAAGACTCAAAAAGCCGAGGCCATATCACGGGTGCTCGGCTTTTGCATTTAGACAGTATTTTGACAAAACCCTATCCGCGACAATATGTCCGTGGAGCTTTACCTATCTCTAGGGATAGGCATAGGGCCGATTACTTGTCTATTTCTTCAAAATACGTGGAATCACTACTAATATTTGCCCGTGAGATGGCAGAGGCCGCAAACATTCATCACCCGAATCCGGTCCTGCTTTTCCATCGTAATCACCTTGCGGCGCTTCATGTCCGAGAGAACACGGCTGACAGTTTCGATGGTCAAGCCGAGATAATCGGCGATTTCCTGACGGGTCATATGCAGGGTGACGACGCTTTCGTCGCAGTCGCTACCCTGTGGTCCGACGCAGGCAAAGTCACCGCGATGGGGTACAAAGCGCATCAGGAAGGAAGCGACCCTCTCATGGGCTGATTTCCGCCCCAAAAGGACCGCATGCTCATGTAGACTCTGGACCTGAGTGACGAGGCACTTTTTCATATGTTCCTGAATGGAGGAGGAATTGTCTGCCTCCTTGCGGGATACCATATGCACGAGGGTTTCGGTCAGCGTTTCTGCTGATGTATCATAGACTTCGCCAGCCGGAACACCGAACAGGTCGCCGGGTCCGAGGATTTCCACCACCTGCCGCCGGCCATCTGGCAACAGCTTGTACAGCATCACAGACCCGTCGGCGACTTCATATATATTGGTGGCTGGATCGCCCTCAAAGAAAATGATGCCATGGGCAGGGAATGTCTTGTGTCTGCTTTGATCGCTGGACATGATGCCTTTGTTTTCCGTCTCCGCAGGATAGGAAGAACGAGAAGCCACGTTGCCGCTGGCCATACGGTGGCTCGACATTTTGATAATACGTTCTTCCGACATGTTTCCCTTCTCCCGTTCCTGAAGCGATGGTTCAAAGAACCCCATCCCCCGCTCCGAGGATTGAGTGAACCTATACGACAAGTTTCTTCGTGCTGCAATTGGTCGCGCTAAAAAACAATTGTACACGTAATTTCCCTTATGCTTAAAGGAAAAACGACCTCAAAGCCATGTCAAGTTGATAAAGATTTTTTTGTGCAATTATTTGGCGATTTAAAATCATTATATTTCAAATAGATACAAAAAAACCGGATCAAAATCCGGTTTTTTGTCTGATGTGTCTTGAAAAGCGGCTTTCTTTTTCGGGACAAAAGAATTTTTCACGCCGCCTTGGCAAGATATTTCGATATGGATCGGCAATGGCCGGGCGTTGTTCAACGGCCGGTCAGAACGATGCGGACAAGATCCGCAGTGTTGCGAGCTTTGAGTTTTTCCATGATGCGGGCGCGATGCACTTCGATCGTGCGCGGCGAAATTGCCAGATGCTGTCCGGCTTCCTTGTTGGACGCACCCTGGGTGATCTGCAACAGGACATCGCGTTCGCGCGGGGTCAGGCTTTCCGCATGCGGGAAGCTCCAGTTTGCCAAGGCAGACTGCCCAGCATCCGGTGTCTTGTTGACCGTTGCCAGAATCTTCTCGATCCGGTTGACCACTTCGGTGCCGTCAAATGGCTTCTCGATAAAGTCATGAGCGCCCTGCTTGATGGCAGCGACAGCCATTGGAATGTCACCCTGACCGGAAATGATAAGAACGGGAGCCGCAATGTGGCGGGCTGCCAGCTCTTCCATGACCTCAAGGCCGGAGCGGCCGGGCATGTGAACATCCATCAGGATGATGGACGGCACAGAATCGCGCAGACCGGACAGGAAATCCTCACCATTGGAAAAGGTTTGAACCTGATAGCCTTCCAGCTCGAACAGCACGGACAAGGCGTCCCGGACGGCTGGATCATCATCGACGATATGAATAGAAGGGTGCAGATCAGTTGTCATTCGTTGCCTCTTGGCTTATTCGGGCGTGTTTGATGTCGTAAGTGCGCTGTCACTCTGCCAATCATCCTCCATGCCGGTGGCATCGGTTTCGTCCGATGACCTGTTTGACAGTGGGGATGCGATGGGCAGGGTCAGGATGAAACAGGCCCCCGGCTGGTTGATATCGGTAGGTGCCAAGTCGAGGCTACCACCATGATTTTGAGCGATGGACCGTGCAATGGCGAGCCCCAGCCCCATTCCATTGCGCCGTTCGGAGTCAAAGGCCTTGAACAATGTATCCCGATGGGAGTCGGGTATGCCCGGACCGGTATCCTTGAAGCGAACCATAACGCGCTTTCGCTTCTCTTCCTGACCGGAAGGAACCGAAACCGTGATGTTGATGTCCCGCTGATCCTGATCCCGCATGGCCTGGAAGGCATTGCGCATCAGGTTGAGGAAAATCTGCTCGATCTGAACAGGATCAACCGCAACCAGAGGGATGTCATCTGTGGCCGTTAGATTGACATGCACGTCCGTTGCGGCAAAGCCGACAAGCGCCAGTTGATGCGCACGTTGAATGATCTCAACAATGTTGCAATTGCTGCGCTCGGGCTCCTTTTTTTCTATGATGGACCGAATTCTGTTCAACAGAGACGAGGAACGCTGGGCTTCCTGACGGGCTTTGCCACACAACTCGGTCAGCTTGTCCAGATCTTCCTGGTCAAGTTGCTGGGCGCAGGGACTGGCGTTCAATTTGCGCTCGATCGCCTGCAAATAGAGAATGATCGCGGTCAGCGGCTGGTTGAGTTCGTGGGCAACGGTGGCGCCCATCTCGTCCATCGCATTGATCCGGGTCATCTGGTTGAGTTCGGTCTGCAGGCTGCGCAGGCGCTGCTCGTCCTCTTTTCGTGGGCGCAGATCGCGCAGCACACCGATAAACTGTTTGCCGTCTTCAGTCTCGGTCACCCCGACCGACAAGTCGAACGGGAAGGTGGAGCCGTCCTTGTGGCGGCCCTGCACTTCGCGACCAATGCCGATGATCGAATGCTCCCCGGTGCGCAGGTAACGGTCCACCCAGGCATCATGGTGACGGGCATATTTCATCGGCATCAGGATATCGACGCTCTTGCCGACGACCTCCTCGGATTTGTAGCCGAACAGCTTTTCAGATGCCTTGTTGAACAGCAGAATACGGGAATGGGCATCCATCAGACAGATGCTGTCGGCCGCCATGTCAAGCAGAGACATCAGGCGGGCGTCGATCTGTTCAAGCGGACGAAACGGCGGCGCCTGTCTTTTAGGCGAGGTTTCGTCCATTCGCTTGGGGCCGTTGATGGTTACCTTTGCATCCATGTAAGCTTAACTCTCAGGCCTGTTCCAAATTAAAAGCACGGTCCTGCGGCGTTTCTTTGGCTGAAAGCCAATGATTCAAGCGCATTACCGCACGATCCATCTGCTCGGAAGTTGTTGCAAAACATAGTCGCATAAATGCGCATCCGCTTTGACCAAACGCAAAACCGGGCGCCAAACCCACTTTGGCCTCGTCGACCAACTGTTTGGTCAGAGGCCATGCATCTGGCTCGTCTGCAAGTCCGAAGAAGAAATAAAAGCTGCCTGTTGGCGCCGCGAAGCGCAGCTGGTTGTTGCCCGCAAAGGCATCCAGCAATTTGGACCGGCCCATCCGGGCCTGTTCGATCTGCTGGTTAACAAAATCCTCCCCCCCTTCGAGCGCGGCAATGGCTGCGCGCTGCATAAAGACGGCGACACCGGAGGTGGAATATTGAATGAGATTCTCGACGATATCTCCCATTTCAGGGGGAGCGGAAATCCAGCCAACGCGCCAGCCGGTCATCGCCCAGTTCTTCGAGAAGCTGTTGACGAACAGAATCCGGTCATCCTCGTTCATGATTTCGTAGAAAGACGGAGCAGTGTCGCGGCCTTCGCCATAATAGAAGCGGGTATAGATCTCGTCGGCAATGATCCAGAGGCCTTTCTCGCGAGCGAAGGCAAGGATCGCGCGGAGCTCGTCTTCATCGGCTACCCAACCGGTTGGATTGCTCGGCGAGTTGATGAAAATGGCTCGCGTGCGGTCTGTGCAGGCACCAAACAGGGCGTCAAGATCAAGATGCCACCCTTCAGGCCGGAATTGCATCGGAACTTCAACCGCTTTGGCGCTGGCAATGCCAACCGCTGCGGACAGGTTCGGCCAGGCTGGTGTTGGCAGGACGACTTCGTCGCCGGGACCGGCCACCATGCGCACCGCCATCTGAATGGCTTGCATGCCCGAGCCGACAACAAAGAAACGCTCAGGATCAAAGCTGCGTCCATAGAGGCGTTCGTGATATCGGGCGATGGCTTCACGCAGTTCGGGGATGCCGCGCTGATAGGTATAGAAGGTCTCGCCGGCCGCGAGGGAACGGGTGGCCGCATCACAAATGAAATCGGGGGTCGGCAAAACGCCCTGCCCTGCCCACAAGGGCGTGACGTCGTCCTTACCGTCGGCATATTTGATGATTTCGATGATCTGGCTGGCTGGAGCGTCAATCGCCTCTGCGCGCAAACTGGAATTGATGCTGGACTGCATTTTCTGGACCTTCTGAATTAAATGCGTAGTTTACCCTAGCAGTTTGCACATAAAGGCATTCAATTAAAGAGGGCGTTGTTTGCGCTCATCATCCATGCTCCCATTTTTTGCTATGTGCAAGGGGTGATACTTAGCCAGAAGGTCTACTCCTCGCCCAAAGAATGGGTGTTGAGGAGGCTAAAGTGCGGATTTGGACGTAAAATACGCATCCCTCAGCAACACGGCTTTAACAAGGTGAGGAGTCCAGACTGCGTGTCAGGCTGATTCTCCGGTTAAAAAAAGGGCAACTCCTGGCGCGCGTTTGGTCTCAGTTCTGGAATCATGGAATTTTCTTATGCTATATCTGCTCTAAATGTGAGGGAGAATCGCCTTTTATGCTCCAAGGCTGGATGGTCGTGCTCACGACCCTGCTCTATATTGGTCTGTTGTTTGCGATTGCCTCATATGGGGATTATCGCGCAAGGCGTAATCCCGGCCGGGAACGCAACCCGAACCTCTATGCCCTGTCGCTGGCGGTCTATTGCACCAGTTGGACTTTCTTTGGCTCGGTAGGGTTGGCTAAATCCAGCGGTCTGGACTTCCTGACGGTCTATGTCGGCCCGATCATCCTGTTTACGCTCGGTTTTCCGCTGGTCTGGCGGATCATCCGCCTGTCAAAAGCCGAACGCATTACCTCAATTGCCGATTTTCTGGGCGCTCGCTATGGCAAGAACCAGCTGGTTGCGGCGGTCGCGACGGTCATCACCGTTGTCGGCACCATGCCCTATATCGCCTTGCAGCTTAAGGCCGTGGCGACTTCGGTCGCCACCCTGATGGAACATCTCAATATCGCCTTTCCCAATGGCAATCTGCCAGTGCTGGCCGACATTGCCTTTTTCGTGGCGATTGCCATGGCGGTGTTTGCCATCCTGTTCGGCACCCGGCATGCGGATGCCACCGAGCATCAGGACGGCCTGATATTGGCAGTGGCGACCGAGAGCGTGGTCAAGTTGATTGCCTTTCTGACGGTTGGCACTTTCATCACCTTCTGGATTTTCGATGGTCCGGCAGATTTGTTCAGCCGGGCAGACGATGCAGGCATTTCTTTCCTTGGGCCTCAGGGCGGACCTGATGCGATCAACTGGATTGTGATGATCGTGCTGTCAACCGGGGCTGCCTTGCTGTTGCCGCGGCAATTTCATGTGGCGGTGGTGGAGAATACCTCTGAACGCTCGTTGCGCCGCGCGACATGGATGTTCCCGCTCTATCTGGTTTTGATCAACCTGTTCGTCATTCCCATTGCGCTGGCCGGGCAATTGCTGCTGGGCGGTCAGGTGGATGCGGACAGCTATGTGCTGACCCTGCCGATGGCGCATGGGGCGGAAACCATGACCTTGATCGCCTTCCTTGGCGGTCTGTCGGCAGCAACCGCGATGGTGATCGTCTCCTCGGTTGCCCTGTCAATCATGATTTCAAACGATCTGGTCATTCCGTTGATCCTGCGCCGCCGTGCAGATCAGGCAATCAGCTCACCCGATATGGGTCGGACTTTGCTGAATGTGCGACGACTGGCCATTCTGGCGCTTTTCACCCTCGCCTATGCCTTTTATCGCACAGCGGTCAACAATACAGGACTGGCGCAAATCGGTTTGATAGCCTTTGCCGCGATGGCCCAGTTCCTGCCTGCACTGATTGGTGGCCTTATTTGGAAGCGGGCCAATTCACGCGGTGCTATTGCCTCACTGCTGGTTGGTTTCTTTATCTGGGCCTATACCCTGTTGCTGCCAATGTTTGCGCAGTCTGGTCTGATCCCGACGGATTTTCTGGCCGATGGACCATTTGGCATCTCCTTCCTCAAGCCACAGGCCTTGTTTGGCACGGATCTTCCCTCCCTGCTGCATGGAGTTTTCTGGAGCCTGCTGTTCAACCTGATCGCCTACACGGCGGGGTCGGTATCCCGGCAACCGGAAATGATCGAGCGGCTGCAGGCCAATATTTTCGTGCCGGACGAATTGCGCCCGCCGCAGACGCGGCGCCTGTTCCGCACCATGCTGACAGCGGGTGATCTGGAAGATATGGTCGCGCGGTATCTGGGTGCAGAGCGCACCTTGCGCAGCTTCCGTGCCCACGCCAAGGAGCGCAGCATGCCTTATGAGCGCAATATGGATGTGGATCCGCACTTCCTGCGCTTTACGGAGCAGTTGCTGGCCAGTGCCATTGGCTCGGCCTCTTCGCGGTTGTTGATGAGCCTTTTGCTCAAGCGTCAGGAAGCGTCGCCCAAGGGCACGATGAAGCTGCTCGATGATGCGTCCGAGGCATTGCAATATAACCGCGATCTGCTGCAAACCGCCCTCAATCATGTGCGGCAGGGCATTGCGGTGTTTGATACCGATTTGCGGCTGACCCTTTGGAACAAGCCTTTTCGCAACCTGCTTAATATCCCGCAGGAATTCGGGCAAGTTGGCACACCGCTGCAATCGATCCTGCATCACATTGCCGATCGAGGCGATTTTGGCGAGGGCCAGTCGGAGCAATTGGTCAATGACCGGATCGATTTGATCGTCGTCCAGCAGGCCCCTTATCAGGAGCAGATGGGGGGCTCGGGACGCACCTTGTCCATTCGCGCCGATGCGATGCCCGATGGGGGCATCGTCATCACCTTTGCAGATGTGTCCGAACGGGTGCGCGCCGAGCGGGCACTGGAAAGCGCCAATGAAACACTCGAACGCCGGGTGCGCGACCGAACCCGCGAATTGATGCACCTGAATGACGCCCTGCGCACTGCCAAGCAGGATGCGGAAGCCGCCAACGTCTCCAAGACCCGTTTTCTGGCCGCCGCGGGCCATGACATCATGCAGCCGATGAATGCAGCCCGGCTTTATACCACTGCGCTGGTCAACCGGCTGGAAGGCATGGCGGAGAAGAGCGAAGACCCCAAGGTGGCGGAATGCGCGGTGATGGCGGGCAATATCGACAGCTCACTTGAGGCGGTCGAGGATATTATCGGCGCCCTGCTCGACATTGCCCGGCTCGATTCCGGTGCCATGAAGGCGCAACTTTCTGCCTTCCCGATTGATGAGTTGCTGGAACGGATGCGGATCGATTTCGAGCCGCTTGCCAAGGAAAAAGGCCTTGATCTGCGGACCGTGCCATGTGGCCTGCATGTGCGTTCGGACAAGCATTTGCTGCGCCGCCTGCTGCAAAATCTCATTTCCAACGCCATCAAATATACGCCTGAAGGCCGGGTTCTGGTCGGTTGCCGCCGTCTGGAAGGCGCCATCGAATTTCAGGTGCATGATACGGGCGTTGGCATTCCCGAAGCGCAACGGGAAGAAATTTTCCATGAATTCCAGCGCCTTGATGAAGGGGCACGGATTGCCGGCGGACTAGGTCTGGGCCTGTCAATCGTTGATCGCATTGCCAAGGTGCTCGACCACCCGATCCGGCTGATCTCGGACGTGGGCAAGGGGTCGGTCTTTGCGGTCAAGCTGCCAGCCTTCCGTCTGTTGCATAGCGCCCGGCGGGCCGAGGCGCCCGCCTCAATGGCCAATCAGCCGCTTAGTCATCTATCCATATTGTGTATCGACAATGAACCGAAAATCATGGAAGGCATGCGGGCGATGCTGGAAGGCTGGGGCTGCACGGTGCTGACAGCAGGTGGCATCGAGGAAGCCGAGGCGACCTTGCAGGAGTCCGACATCAAACCGGATGGCATCCTGATCGATTATCACCTGGACAACATGCTCGGCACCGATGCTTGCACGGAACTAAGAGAGAAATTCGGCACCGATATCATGGCGAGCCTGATCACAGCCGACCGCACCGCAGAGGTGCGCGAAGAGGCCCGCAGCAAAGATATGGCGATCCTCAACAAGCCGGTCAAACCCGCCCAGCTTCGTGCCTTGCTCAACACATGGAACATGACCGCGATCAGAAAACGCGGCCAATAAAACTTCTACCTTCCTTAAAGACGCTTTTTTAAAGAAGAAGTGAAGCCCAAAACCAAAAAACCCGCACTCATTGAATGCGGGTTTTGAATTTTCAGCTTGTTGGCAGGGATCAGCTTTTAGCGCCAATGGCCTGCCATTGTCCGGCTTCGATCTTGGCAGCAGCGATGACCGCTTGGGTGCGGCTGTCGACATTGAGCTTTTGCAGGATTGCCGAGACGTGGGCCTTGACGGTGGCTTCCGAGACATTCAGCTCATAGGCGATCTGCTTGTTGAGCAAGCCCTCGGAGAGCATCATCAACACGCGCACCTGTTGAGGGGTCAGGGTGTTGAGGCGCTCCACCAGCTCGGTGATTTCATCGCTGTAAGGGGCATTGAGATCGATGCTTTCCGGCACCCAGGTCTCGCCATTCAGCACGGCGCGGATGCCTTGGGCGATGGCATCGATGGACATGGATTTGGGAATGAAGCCCGAGGCTCCAAATTCCATGCAGCGACGAATGGTTGGTACATCTTCGCTGGCAGACACAATGACCACCGGAATGGCGGGATATTGCGCACGAAGATAAAGCAGGCCAGAGAAGCCCCTTACGCCCGGCATGGACAGATCCAGCAGGACAAGATCGATATCTTCGGATACTTCGAGCCTTTCTCCCACCTGCTCGAGGGTCCCGGCCTCATGAATGGCAATCTGATCGAAGATCGTTTCCAAGGTCTGGCGCAGCGCGCCCCGGAACAATGGATGATCATCTGCGATAATGATATTCAGAGATGCCTGATGCACTTTCGGTCCTCCCCCAATCAGATGGGTGGAATGTGTCTGTCAGATCTGGCAGATCGGACTGGACCACCCCTCACGTCAAACTCACTTCACGACCAGAGGTGTAACCCTGACTGGTCGTTCACTTCCCGCCCAGCTCGGTCACGTTCGGCTGGCCATTCCCCTCATGTTGCTTTGGCTCCGTCTCATTTTGAGACTTGATGGAAGCTTTGCCTTTTCACGGTGCCTGTCGCAAAGGCTCTTTGCTACCCTGACTGGCAAATTTGCCAAAGAAAACATGATGAGTTCGAGCAAACTATGGGCGGTTGCTGCTGTCTTGGCAAGACGTAGCATTGACATATTCGCAAATTCGTTGAGCGGATACGGCAATTCACTCGAAAAACTTGGTGCGCAGCCACTTCCTTTGGGGAAATCCTTGCATGGACGACCAAGTTTGTTAACCATAACAATCATGTGGCGGTTTCACTGGCAAGAATCGCTGTGTGACTTCAAGCTGTTTCCCGTATTTTTCGCATCTGCAGCATTATCCCCCGCTTGTACTTAGCAAGCCACGGTTCCAGTCATCTGATCGATATATTTCGCCCTCCTCTCCGTCACCTTGCCCGCGGTTCATCCGTTTTGCACTCTGATGCGCCCACTGCGTGCTGAAGTGGCTGAATGTGGCACGTATTGTGTTAGCTCATAACGTGCCAGTGAATCTGGTCAATGTCCCTTGGCACTTTGCGCAAATACAAAGTGGATAGAGGGGAGCATGGCCACATTCCCACCATGTAGTCATCCTACTTTTCCCTTCCGGGTTGAGTGAAGACTTTTCCTAAGGTCCGGAAGTAAACATAGATAAAAAGACCCGTCACTAAAAACACCTAATCAAAACGAATACTACCACCAAATGCGTTTTGGTTATATAATTTACTTACAACAATTCCAATTTAGCATATCTTGCTACGAAGGAGTATCAATATGACACGTTTTGTAACGCTGAACCAATATATCAATACATGGGAATGCGATGAAAATGATCATATGAACGTCCAGTTCTATTTCTCGATGTTCGATGATGCGAGCAAGTTGTTTGCGTCCAGCAACAAGATGGAAGACGCCTTCTCGAAGCGTATCTCTCGTCATGTCCGCTTCCATTCAGAATTGCGCAGTGGTTCTCAGGTGCGCATATTGAGTTCGTTGGTCACGCCGGAAACCGATACTGGCATGCCGACAAGTGGCTGCTTCGTGCAGCATGTCATGGAAAATATCACCAATGGGCTGATTGCAGCGTCGTCTCTCGATCTTTATGAAGGCACCGCCTGGCCTAGCCATGCCGACCATCACGACAAAATCGATGACAATGTCCTGCCACGTGCCCTCACCGAAGAGGCCGATTTCCTGGTCAAGTCGCCTGAAGATTTTGGAGAAACGCTGATCGGTCGCGGGATCGTTCATCCGGCAATGTGCGATGCAACCGGTCAAGCCCGGGATCAGGCCTATATCAGTGCCGCATCAGATGTCGGTTCCCACGCTTGGGCACAGGTGGGCATGAACAGCAACTGGTTGAAGGTCAATGGCTTTGGGCGCGTATCGATCGAAATGCGGCTCTGCGTTCTCGAAGGCATGAAGGCGGGGGATCAATATAGCATCCATGTTGCTTTCACCAGCCTGCAGCCAAATATGTTCACCATGCGCTATGACTTTTTCGACATCCGCGATGGTCGCCACATTGCCTTTGTCGACACGGCGGCAATGGTCTTCAGTGTAGCCACCCGGCGCTCGAACCAATTGCCGGACTTTGCCAAAACAGCCATCAAGGAACGGCTGGTTTAGACAGTTTGACGGCGCCAGACATCGAGTCCATACATGTTAGGGCTCGATCAGGCCGGTTGTCCTGAAACCAGTTATTCAAAATACCGGCCCGAACCCGCGGTAGTCCCCACTGCGGGTTCGCAATTTCAGCACGCTCCTTTCTTTGCCTTGATATTGACCCTCCTTCGTCATCTGCCCCACTGGAAGGCCGCCCACAGCGGACCTTTCCTTTTGGTCGGCTTTATGCTGTCATTCAGCCGCAATTTAGTTTTTCAGGACCTTCGTGATGACCCGTTTCGTTTCGCTCAACCAGTTTGTCAATCTTTGGGAATGTGACGAAAATGATCACATGAATGTCCAGTTCTATTTTGCCAAATTTCAGGATGCGGCGATCCTGTTTCAGCTTTGTCACGGACTAGACAACCAGTTGGGGCCATTGATCAATCGCCATGTGCGCTATCATTTGGAGCTGCATGGCGGGGCCCAGATCCAAATCAAGTCATCGATGGTCTCCGACTTTGGTGACCTGACCCCACCCGGTGAAGGATGTTTCATTCAGCATA includes the following:
- the hemN gene encoding oxygen-independent coproporphyrinogen III oxidase — its product is MTNVTLKYATRAVPRYTSYPTAPHFSADVDKEVYARWLETIDPATPISLYLHVPFCQSMCHYCGCYTKITKQEKPLQDYADMLVREVELVASKLPDGQKVSHIHWGGGTPSILPHDAFLRVVGALRAHFTFIDGMEHAIELDPRTVTQALVDTLKEAGINRTSLGVQDFDLKVQESVGRVQPFEQVEEAVRLLRSAGIEEINLDLMYGLPHQSRQTIRETVELTAKLNPTRLALFGYAHVPWMKKHQRLVPEDLLPDAAERIALFDDATEALGEFGYEKIGLDHFAKADDPLAIAAREGRMRRNFQGYTTDDADILIGIGASSIGKMPQGYIQNSPDFAGWVRAIEAGELPIVRGLEMDQDDRARAAIIMSIMTAYEVDVAAVARDFDVSMEPLRACYVQLAELEADGVAAREGDKVRVTHVGRPLVRLVAAAFDAYLQAGKGRHSVAV
- a CDS encoding helix-turn-helix domain-containing protein translates to MSEERIIKMSSHRMASGNVASRSSYPAETENKGIMSSDQSRHKTFPAHGIIFFEGDPATNIYEVADGSVMLYKLLPDGRRQVVEILGPGDLFGVPAGEVYDTSAETLTETLVHMVSRKEADNSSSIQEHMKKCLVTQVQSLHEHAVLLGRKSAHERVASFLMRFVPHRGDFACVGPQGSDCDESVVTLHMTRQEIADYLGLTIETVSRVLSDMKRRKVITMEKQDRIRVMNVCGLCHLTGKY
- a CDS encoding response regulator, whose product is MTTDLHPSIHIVDDDPAVRDALSVLFELEGYQVQTFSNGEDFLSGLRDSVPSIILMDVHMPGRSGLEVMEELAARHIAAPVLIISGQGDIPMAVAAIKQGAHDFIEKPFDGTEVVNRIEKILATVNKTPDAGQSALANWSFPHAESLTPRERDVLLQITQGASNKEAGQHLAISPRTIEVHRARIMEKLKARNTADLVRIVLTGR
- a CDS encoding PAS domain S-box protein; its protein translation is MDAKVTINGPKRMDETSPKRQAPPFRPLEQIDARLMSLLDMAADSICLMDAHSRILLFNKASEKLFGYKSEEVVGKSVDILMPMKYARHHDAWVDRYLRTGEHSIIGIGREVQGRHKDGSTFPFDLSVGVTETEDGKQFIGVLRDLRPRKEDEQRLRSLQTELNQMTRINAMDEMGATVAHELNQPLTAIILYLQAIERKLNASPCAQQLDQEDLDKLTELCGKARQEAQRSSSLLNRIRSIIEKKEPERSNCNIVEIIQRAHQLALVGFAATDVHVNLTATDDIPLVAVDPVQIEQIFLNLMRNAFQAMRDQDQRDINITVSVPSGQEEKRKRVMVRFKDTGPGIPDSHRDTLFKAFDSERRNGMGLGLAIARSIAQNHGGSLDLAPTDINQPGACFILTLPIASPLSNRSSDETDATGMEDDWQSDSALTTSNTPE
- a CDS encoding pyridoxal phosphate-dependent aminotransferase, whose protein sequence is MQSSINSSLRAEAIDAPASQIIEIIKYADGKDDVTPLWAGQGVLPTPDFICDAATRSLAAGETFYTYQRGIPELREAIARYHERLYGRSFDPERFFVVGSGMQAIQMAVRMVAGPGDEVVLPTPAWPNLSAAVGIASAKAVEVPMQFRPEGWHLDLDALFGACTDRTRAIFINSPSNPTGWVADEDELRAILAFAREKGLWIIADEIYTRFYYGEGRDTAPSFYEIMNEDDRILFVNSFSKNWAMTGWRVGWISAPPEMGDIVENLIQYSTSGVAVFMQRAAIAALEGGEDFVNQQIEQARMGRSKLLDAFAGNNQLRFAAPTGSFYFFFGLADEPDAWPLTKQLVDEAKVGLAPGFAFGQSGCAFMRLCFATTSEQMDRAVMRLNHWLSAKETPQDRAFNLEQA
- a CDS encoding PAS domain-containing hybrid sensor histidine kinase/response regulator, producing MLQGWMVVLTTLLYIGLLFAIASYGDYRARRNPGRERNPNLYALSLAVYCTSWTFFGSVGLAKSSGLDFLTVYVGPIILFTLGFPLVWRIIRLSKAERITSIADFLGARYGKNQLVAAVATVITVVGTMPYIALQLKAVATSVATLMEHLNIAFPNGNLPVLADIAFFVAIAMAVFAILFGTRHADATEHQDGLILAVATESVVKLIAFLTVGTFITFWIFDGPADLFSRADDAGISFLGPQGGPDAINWIVMIVLSTGAALLLPRQFHVAVVENTSERSLRRATWMFPLYLVLINLFVIPIALAGQLLLGGQVDADSYVLTLPMAHGAETMTLIAFLGGLSAATAMVIVSSVALSIMISNDLVIPLILRRRADQAISSPDMGRTLLNVRRLAILALFTLAYAFYRTAVNNTGLAQIGLIAFAAMAQFLPALIGGLIWKRANSRGAIASLLVGFFIWAYTLLLPMFAQSGLIPTDFLADGPFGISFLKPQALFGTDLPSLLHGVFWSLLFNLIAYTAGSVSRQPEMIERLQANIFVPDELRPPQTRRLFRTMLTAGDLEDMVARYLGAERTLRSFRAHAKERSMPYERNMDVDPHFLRFTEQLLASAIGSASSRLLMSLLLKRQEASPKGTMKLLDDASEALQYNRDLLQTALNHVRQGIAVFDTDLRLTLWNKPFRNLLNIPQEFGQVGTPLQSILHHIADRGDFGEGQSEQLVNDRIDLIVVQQAPYQEQMGGSGRTLSIRADAMPDGGIVITFADVSERVRAERALESANETLERRVRDRTRELMHLNDALRTAKQDAEAANVSKTRFLAAAGHDIMQPMNAARLYTTALVNRLEGMAEKSEDPKVAECAVMAGNIDSSLEAVEDIIGALLDIARLDSGAMKAQLSAFPIDELLERMRIDFEPLAKEKGLDLRTVPCGLHVRSDKHLLRRLLQNLISNAIKYTPEGRVLVGCRRLEGAIEFQVHDTGVGIPEAQREEIFHEFQRLDEGARIAGGLGLGLSIVDRIAKVLDHPIRLISDVGKGSVFAVKLPAFRLLHSARRAEAPASMANQPLSHLSILCIDNEPKIMEGMRAMLEGWGCTVLTAGGIEEAEATLQESDIKPDGILIDYHLDNMLGTDACTELREKFGTDIMASLITADRTAEVREEARSKDMAILNKPVKPAQLRALLNTWNMTAIRKRGQ
- a CDS encoding response regulator transcription factor, with the translated sequence MHQASLNIIIADDHPLFRGALRQTLETIFDQIAIHEAGTLEQVGERLEVSEDIDLVLLDLSMPGVRGFSGLLYLRAQYPAIPVVIVSASEDVPTIRRCMEFGASGFIPKSMSIDAIAQGIRAVLNGETWVPESIDLNAPYSDEITELVERLNTLTPQQVRVLMMLSEGLLNKQIAYELNVSEATVKAHVSAILQKLNVDSRTQAVIAAAKIEAGQWQAIGAKS